One part of the Desulfonema ishimotonii genome encodes these proteins:
- a CDS encoding sigma-54 interaction domain-containing protein — MQTAHQTREKSDFHGMIGRSDSMRRVYDLIGRFAGMDNNVLITGETGTGKELVARALHEAGSRAGNALIRVNCAALSESLIESEFFGHTAGAFTDAAGDRAGYFEAVGGGTIFLDEIAELSRRSQAKLLHVLDRKMFERVGDSRTERFDVRIIGATNADLKTYVREGKLREDFCFRLREFSIRLPPLRDHMEDILLLADHFVRQAGRGKEGPITGISDEVRELLMGYAWPGNVRQLKNIISFACAICPSGELTTDYLPGGFPESEDRPDAEQKPAPAMVRKMLVDALEANRWNKSRAARWLGMGRSTLYRKLAEFGITAP, encoded by the coding sequence ATGCAGACAGCGCATCAGACCAGAGAAAAAAGTGATTTTCACGGGATGATCGGCAGGAGCGATTCCATGCGACGGGTGTATGACCTGATCGGCAGGTTTGCCGGGATGGATAACAACGTCCTGATTACCGGCGAGACCGGAACCGGCAAGGAGCTTGTGGCACGGGCCCTTCATGAGGCAGGCAGCCGGGCCGGAAACGCACTGATCCGGGTGAACTGTGCCGCGCTTTCGGAAAGCCTCATTGAGAGCGAGTTCTTCGGGCATACGGCCGGGGCATTCACCGACGCTGCCGGAGACAGGGCCGGATATTTCGAGGCGGTCGGGGGCGGCACGATTTTTCTGGACGAGATTGCCGAGCTGTCCCGCCGGTCCCAGGCCAAGCTGCTCCATGTGCTGGACCGCAAGATGTTTGAGCGGGTGGGGGACAGCCGGACCGAAAGGTTCGATGTCCGCATCATCGGGGCGACCAATGCCGACCTGAAAACATATGTCCGGGAGGGGAAACTCCGGGAGGATTTCTGTTTCCGGCTCCGGGAGTTCAGTATCCGCCTGCCCCCGCTGCGGGATCACATGGAGGATATTCTGCTGCTGGCTGACCATTTTGTCCGGCAGGCGGGTCGCGGCAAAGAGGGGCCGATCACGGGCATATCCGATGAGGTCCGGGAGCTGCTCATGGGATATGCGTGGCCGGGCAATGTGCGGCAGTTGAAGAATATCATCTCGTTTGCCTGTGCCATATGTCCGTCCGGCGAGCTCACGACCGATTACCTGCCCGGGGGCTTCCCGGAATCAGAGGACAGGCCGGATGCGGAACAGAAACCGGCCCCGGCCATGGTCAGGAAGATGCTGGTGGATGCGCTGGAGGCAAACCGGTGGAACAAGAGCCGGGCTGCCAGATGGCTGGGTATGGGGCGGAGCACCCTGTACCGGAAGCTGGCGGAGTTCGGGATCACGGCTCCGTGA
- a CDS encoding 4Fe-4S binding protein → MTDVYQKLATHLDNLPAGFPATESGVELRILKRLFTPEEAEIATHLIMMPEPPASIAARVGRDEAELAPMLEAMSKKGLIFRTSKDEQKYYMASQFVVGIWEYHLNDLDEDLIRDVNEYLPHVMKEGWVDRETKQMRVIPISQSITAEMAVMPYEVAEEIIKKQSKILVAPCICRREHDMVGKGCGKPMETCLVFGGGAHYYADNGLGRFISQEEALAVLKTGLEAGLVLQPGNSRKPMNICMCCGCCCQILKNLRNIDSPAKAVHSNYYAEVDEENCTACGACVERCQMDAITVEDTAQINLDRCIGCGLCVTDCPTDAMTLRQKGEADQYVPPKNVVETYMNMARERGIM, encoded by the coding sequence ATGACCGACGTATATCAGAAACTGGCGACCCATCTGGACAACCTGCCTGCCGGATTTCCGGCCACGGAAAGCGGCGTGGAGCTGCGGATTTTAAAACGCCTGTTTACGCCCGAAGAGGCCGAGATCGCCACTCATCTGATCATGATGCCGGAGCCGCCCGCATCCATTGCCGCCCGCGTGGGCCGGGACGAGGCCGAGCTGGCTCCGATGCTGGAGGCGATGTCGAAAAAAGGGCTGATCTTCCGCACCTCCAAAGACGAACAGAAATATTACATGGCCTCCCAGTTCGTCGTCGGCATATGGGAATACCACCTCAATGACCTGGATGAGGATCTGATCCGGGATGTGAACGAATACCTGCCCCATGTTATGAAAGAGGGCTGGGTGGACCGGGAGACCAAACAGATGCGCGTGATTCCGATCTCCCAGAGCATCACGGCTGAGATGGCGGTGATGCCCTATGAGGTGGCCGAGGAGATCATCAAAAAGCAGTCCAAAATTCTGGTTGCTCCCTGTATCTGCCGCCGGGAACACGACATGGTCGGCAAGGGCTGTGGCAAGCCCATGGAAACCTGTCTGGTCTTCGGCGGCGGGGCCCATTATTACGCGGACAACGGCCTGGGGCGCTTTATCTCCCAGGAAGAGGCGCTGGCGGTTCTGAAAACCGGGCTTGAGGCCGGTCTGGTGCTTCAGCCGGGCAATTCCCGGAAACCCATGAACATCTGCATGTGCTGCGGGTGCTGCTGCCAGATATTGAAAAACCTGAGAAACATCGACAGCCCGGCCAAGGCGGTACACTCCAATTATTATGCCGAAGTGGACGAGGAGAACTGCACGGCCTGCGGGGCCTGTGTGGAACGTTGCCAGATGGACGCCATCACCGTGGAGGATACGGCTCAGATCAACCTGGACCGGTGTATCGGCTGCGGCCTGTGTGTCACCGACTGCCCCACAGACGCCATGACGCTCCGGCAGAAGGGCGAAGCCGATCAGTATGTGCCGCCCAAAAATGTGGTCGAAACCTACATGAACATGGCCCGTGAACGGGGGATCATGTAA
- a CDS encoding molybdopterin-containing oxidoreductase family protein, whose product MSQWHKTGCVLCAQNCGLEVRIEDDRMVKVRPDKDNPRSQGYACRKGLNVLYHQYPEGRLTEPLRRVGDRFEPISWERAIDEIGGKMCELADQYGPRCLAYMGGGSQGGHAEVAFALNLLRSMGSQYFYSSAGQEFSGIWWLFGRMLGKQYNVAIPDERAAEMLVGWGWNGMQSHQMAQARKVLKGFSKDPDRLLVVIDPRKSETAAIADIHLPVRPGTDALLIKAMIAVILAEGWENTDYIRQNVEGWDKIRPWFGGFDARAAIAVCQLDYEPVRDICRLMTTRRWCMHPDLGVYMGRHSTLNSYLMNILGAICGIFGVRGGNVIPGMVMPMGFHADERDPGTWRTVTTGLPPVAAGAFPPNAMPEEILSDHPDRLRAVCVSACNPLRAYADTTAYEKAFGKLDLLVVNDIVMSETARLAHYVLPCRSFYESWDATFFPWTYPDVYFQMRRPLVTPPGQCLEASQIFTLLADRLGLIPDIPDELQKAAEGDRLIFGMKLMEWAGTEPKALPAMPFVLAKTLGRVWDSAAKAALWGMIMTAPKSFRKNAARAGFATGPDQGDRVFQALLDNPQGLWVGRADEEGNMSAIRTPSGKIEVYVPEMEALAKALDAVSEAEDLKMPDEFPMILSAGRHMDYNINTMMRNPEWNKGKRACTIAISPADADVLGLTDGQQVRVTTEAGSEVGELEVSDQVRPGTVLIPHGFGLIYDGEIYGINVNRLTKNTHRDPIGTPLHRYVPCRVEAV is encoded by the coding sequence ATGAGCCAGTGGCATAAAACCGGATGCGTATTGTGTGCCCAGAACTGCGGACTGGAGGTGCGTATCGAAGATGACCGCATGGTGAAGGTCAGGCCGGACAAAGACAACCCGCGCAGTCAGGGCTATGCCTGTCGCAAAGGTCTGAATGTTCTCTACCATCAGTACCCCGAAGGCCGCCTGACCGAGCCGCTCAGAAGGGTGGGCGACCGCTTTGAGCCAATCTCGTGGGAGCGGGCCATTGACGAGATCGGCGGCAAAATGTGCGAACTGGCAGACCAGTACGGCCCGCGCTGTCTGGCATACATGGGCGGCGGTTCACAGGGCGGCCATGCCGAAGTGGCTTTTGCCCTGAATCTGCTGAGGAGCATGGGGTCTCAGTACTTTTACTCTTCCGCAGGACAGGAGTTCAGCGGCATCTGGTGGCTTTTCGGGCGAATGCTGGGCAAACAGTACAATGTGGCCATCCCGGATGAACGCGCTGCGGAAATGCTGGTGGGCTGGGGCTGGAACGGGATGCAGAGCCATCAGATGGCCCAGGCCCGCAAAGTGCTGAAAGGATTCAGCAAAGACCCGGACCGGCTGCTGGTGGTCATTGATCCCCGCAAAAGCGAGACGGCGGCTATCGCCGATATTCACCTGCCGGTCCGCCCCGGCACGGACGCGCTGCTGATCAAGGCCATGATCGCCGTCATCCTCGCCGAAGGATGGGAGAACACGGACTATATCCGCCAAAATGTCGAAGGCTGGGACAAAATCCGGCCCTGGTTCGGGGGCTTTGACGCCAGAGCCGCCATTGCGGTCTGCCAGCTTGATTACGAACCGGTGCGCGATATCTGCCGCCTGATGACCACCAGGCGCTGGTGTATGCATCCGGACCTGGGCGTTTACATGGGCCGTCACAGTACTCTCAATTCATATCTGATGAATATCCTGGGGGCCATCTGCGGTATCTTCGGCGTCCGGGGCGGCAATGTGATTCCGGGCATGGTCATGCCCATGGGGTTTCATGCGGATGAACGCGATCCCGGAACATGGCGCACCGTGACCACCGGTCTGCCGCCCGTGGCCGCAGGCGCGTTCCCGCCCAATGCCATGCCCGAAGAGATTCTCAGCGATCACCCCGACCGTCTGCGGGCCGTCTGCGTCAGCGCCTGCAATCCGCTCCGGGCCTATGCCGACACCACGGCCTACGAGAAGGCTTTCGGCAAACTGGATCTGCTGGTGGTCAACGATATCGTCATGAGCGAAACCGCCCGGCTGGCCCACTATGTGCTGCCCTGCCGCTCCTTTTATGAGTCATGGGACGCCACTTTTTTCCCCTGGACCTACCCCGATGTTTATTTCCAGATGCGGCGGCCCCTTGTCACGCCCCCGGGCCAGTGTCTGGAGGCGTCCCAGATCTTCACCTTGCTGGCCGACAGGCTGGGCCTGATTCCCGACATCCCCGATGAACTGCAAAAGGCTGCCGAGGGTGACCGGCTGATCTTCGGGATGAAGCTGATGGAATGGGCCGGCACGGAGCCGAAGGCTCTGCCCGCCATGCCCTTTGTGCTGGCCAAAACCCTGGGCCGCGTGTGGGACAGCGCGGCAAAGGCCGCCCTCTGGGGAATGATCATGACCGCGCCCAAATCGTTCCGCAAAAATGCGGCCAGGGCGGGCTTTGCCACAGGCCCGGATCAGGGCGACCGCGTCTTTCAGGCGCTTCTGGACAATCCCCAGGGGCTGTGGGTCGGCAGGGCTGATGAGGAAGGTAACATGTCCGCCATCCGCACGCCTTCGGGAAAAATCGAAGTGTATGTGCCGGAGATGGAGGCGCTGGCAAAGGCCCTTGATGCGGTCAGTGAGGCTGAAGACCTGAAGATGCCGGATGAGTTCCCGATGATTCTCAGCGCCGGGCGGCACATGGATTACAACATCAATACCATGATGCGGAATCCGGAGTGGAACAAAGGGAAACGGGCCTGTACCATCGCCATCAGTCCGGCGGATGCGGATGTCCTGGGGCTGACCGACGGCCAGCAGGTGCGCGTGACTACCGAGGCGGGCAGCGAGGTGGGCGAGCTTGAAGTGAGCGATCAGGTCCGTCCGGGGACAGTGCTGATCCCCCACGGGTTCGGCCTCATCTACGACGGGGAAATTTACGGTATCAACGTCAACCGCCTGACGAAAAACACCCACCGCGACCCCATCGGCACGCCCCTGCACCGGTATGTGCCCTGCCGGGTGGAGGCGGTTTAA
- a CDS encoding Rieske (2Fe-2S) protein has product MKLLKRIFGICETSLPSQESGWSYAAQVVTVSLNQMPELANPGGAVRLEGRGLPERVLLLHGTDGLFHAFANKCTHMGRRLDPMTGKEMIQCCSVSRSTFTYGGDKVSGAAKEVLRTFPVTVDGNKLRISLG; this is encoded by the coding sequence ATGAAACTGTTAAAACGAATTTTCGGAATTTGTGAGACATCGCTGCCGTCACAGGAAAGCGGATGGTCGTATGCGGCGCAGGTGGTGACGGTCAGTTTAAATCAGATGCCGGAGCTGGCAAATCCGGGCGGCGCGGTCCGGCTGGAGGGCAGAGGGCTGCCGGAGCGGGTTCTTTTGCTCCACGGCACAGACGGCCTGTTTCACGCCTTTGCCAACAAGTGTACCCACATGGGTCGCCGGCTCGATCCCATGACCGGCAAGGAGATGATTCAGTGTTGCAGCGTCTCCAGATCCACGTTCACCTATGGCGGGGATAAGGTGTCCGGGGCCGCAAAGGAAGTGCTGCGGACGTTTCCGGTGACGGTGGACGGGAATAAACTGAGAATCTCTCTGGGCTGA
- a CDS encoding DUF3795 domain-containing protein, which yields MDYLKMTAPCGLGCFDCPMYLANENDELRAVISEKLGLPVEKASCQGCRSEGGQIPFLGMTEPCNVWKCIETKGLSFCSECADFPCDHLHPYADKASEVPHNTKVFNLCLIRKMGLESWAKDKAKRVRETYFKEKWKL from the coding sequence ATGGATTATCTGAAAATGACAGCGCCCTGCGGCCTGGGTTGTTTTGACTGCCCCATGTATCTGGCAAATGAAAATGACGAACTGCGGGCCGTCATATCCGAAAAACTGGGCCTGCCCGTTGAAAAGGCATCATGTCAGGGCTGCCGGAGCGAAGGGGGCCAGATCCCTTTTCTGGGGATGACGGAGCCGTGCAATGTCTGGAAATGCATTGAAACCAAGGGCCTCAGCTTTTGCAGCGAGTGTGCGGACTTTCCCTGTGATCACCTCCATCCGTATGCGGACAAGGCTTCAGAGGTTCCCCACAACACCAAAGTGTTCAACCTGTGCCTGATCAGAAAAATGGGCTTGGAGTCATGGGCAAAGGACAAGGCAAAGCGTGTCAGAGAGACGTATTTCAAGGAGAAATGGAAGCTTTAA